The nucleotide window CTTTTCGTTTAGAGCGTCCAGCCTGCCTTCGAATTCCGCCACCGGAAACGCGGGTTCGGGCAGAAATTCCATTGTCGGCTCGTGGTTCATGTTGACGGCCCCGGCGGGCATCGCAGGATATCTACTATCGTACAGTAGATTTACTGGAAATCAAAAATGCCGTTCCGAGCAGTCCGGCGCTCGGCGGACAGGGTTTAGTCCTCGTCTTGGGGCGCGGAAATCCGGCCGGTTTCCTCCGATTCCGAGCGCACCTGCGCATACTCGGGAAGGAAGGCGTTGACCCAAAGGACAACCGTCGTTTCGTCGGAGTTGTTCTTCCACCGATGCATGAGGTGGCTGTGGAAATAGAGCGTGTCCCCGGTCTTCAGCTCGTATTCCTCGTCCGGTTCCAGCCATAGCGAAAGGTGGCCGGACAGCACATAGACGAATTCCTGGCCCTTGTGCGACCAGATGCCGTTGCTGTGCCCGCCGGGGGCGATGTGCGAAATCTCCGCCTCCATGCCGGCCGGCTTCGAGATGATGTCTTCGATGATGATGGACTTGTCCTGGGTGACGAACCTCGGACGTTGGTCCGCAGGTACAAAGCGGCGCTTGGCGGGTGGGAGTTCCTCTCCCTTGAGCGTCGGCAGCGTGGTCCGAAGCGCTTCGCCCAGGCGGAACAGGGCCTCCATGGACACCCCGGTATTGCCGCGTTCCAGGGCGCTGATGAACGAGGGCGACAGGCCGGAGGATTCGGCGGTCTGGACCAGCGTCATCTTGCGCTGCTTGCGCAGCATCCTGAGCTTTTCTCCCAGCTTTTCGTCCACGTAGCTGTCTTCGGCCGAAGGCTCGGGAGATCTGCCGAGCTCGCGGCGGATCGCGGCGGGATTGAGGCGCTCGTTGTAATAGAGCCGGATGACCTTGCGGAGGCGTCGAACGTGCTGTTGGCGGTATACGCGGTGCCGGCCCTTCGTTCTCTCGGGTGTGATCAGGCCTTCCCGTTCCCAGATTCTCAGTATGCCCGGCGAGACGTGGAGCAGTCTTGAAACTTCGCCGATCGAAAGCGCGTATTCCGATTTTGCTACCTTCATGCAGACAGTTCTCGTCTTTGGCGAATGTACCTACCCGAATGCATGACGCGTGCCGGAGCCTTCCCCTAAGCGGCGTGTTCTTCCCGCGCCAATTGTACCGCGAGGTCCATGGTTGCCGCGTTGGCGGCGATGACCGGCAGCCGCAATTCCCGGGACAGCTCCGCCGACATCCGACGATCGCGAACCGCCGTGCAGGGAATGACGATCGCATCGCGGGGAGATGTTCCGGCCGATTGCGCCAGGGCCAGAAAATCTCTCAGACGCAAGGCCCCCACCTCACCGTCGCTGCCCTTGCCGGCATGAGCCTGGCCCACCGCGTCGAAACCGTTTTTCTCCAGGAAGTTGACGAATTCGATCCCGATCTCCGCGTGATACGGAGTCAGAACAAGTAACTTGCGGGCCCTGACCCGCTTCAATGCCGCCACCAGCGCAAGTGACGTAGTGGTTGCGGGAACGTTTCCGGCGGATTTGGAGAGCGCCCTGGCTTGCCGTTCCCCGTAGTTGCCGTCACCCAGGAACGAACCGGATGTGCAAGCCCAAACGATGGCGTGCGGCGCAACATCGGCAGTCTGCGCCGCCGCCTTCGACAGCGATTCGACCGACCCCATGTCCTCGACCATCCGCGCCACCGCGTCCGAATCGCGCGGATCCGCGACGGACTCCGGGTGGACCCGGAACAAATGCGCCTCCGCGCCCCGCCGGGCAGCCATTTCGCATATTTCCCCATCCAGGAGAAAGGTTGAGGGCACCAGCACCGCAATTCGCGCGGCGCCTTCCGAATGGATTGCGGAACCATGTGCAGTGTTCACGACGCTCAAGCGGCTTGCGAATCCGCCTGTATCGCATCGATGACCCGCGCCAGGCCGGTCTCGAGTCGATCCCGGGCGGTTGCGAGAGACAGCCGCACCAGGCCGCGACCGCCCGGGCCGAAAGTCTCTCCGGGCGCCACCGAGACTTGCCGTGATCGCACAAGGCGCTTGGCGAAATCGTAGGTATCCGTGCTGGCGGACGAAATATCCACCATCATGTAAAAGGCGCCGCCCGGCGACCAGGTCCTGATGCCGGTATCCGCGAACATGTCCACGGCGAGGTCCCGGTTGCCGCGGTAGTAGTCGCGCATTACCGCTATGCTGTCCTGGGGGCCCCGAAATGCGGCCTCGGCGGCTTTTTGGGCCACGGAGCAGATCGAGCCGATTACGGGCTGCTGGAGCTTCGCCATGACTTCGATCAGGTCTTGCGGACAGGCCACGTACCCGACGCGCCAGCCGGTCATCGCGTAGGTCTTCGAGCAACTGAAAAGACTGATCACACGCCCATCGCCGTCGAACCGGGCCGCACATGCATGTTCCTCATCGAAAACGAACTCGTCGTAGCACTCGTCGGCAATGACCCAGAGGTCATGGCGCCGGGCGAAATCCACCATTTCGCGAACCAGGCCGGGGCTCATGATCGCGCCCGTCGGGTTCGATGGAGAATTCAGGATGATGCCCCTGGTCCGGTCTCCCACGTACTCGTCGAGTTCGCCGGGGTCCGGCAGAAAGTTCCTCGATGAATCAGCGGGGTAATAACGGATCTTCCCGCCGGCCGACAGGACCATCATTTCCCAGTTGGGCCAGGCGGGATCCGGCAGAAGAATCTCGTCGCCGTGCTCCAGAATCGACAGGCAGGCCGTAAAAAGCCCCGAGGTGGCGCCGCTCACGGCCACGATCCGGTCCGCAGGAACATCCAGGCCATTGACCCGCTGGAGTTTTTCGGAGATTGCCTGGCGCAGGGAAAGCAGACCGACCGGCGGCGTGTACTTTGTAAATCCGTCCCGTGCCGCCTGGCAGGCCGCCTCGACAATATGCGGTGGCGTTGGGAAGTGCGGTTCGCCGAGATCGAGACGCACGCAGTCGGGCGTTCGGGCGGCGAGATTGGCAATTTCCCGAATGCCGCTTTGGGGCATTTCGGCGACGGTCCGGGCAAGCGGTTTCATCGGGGCTTCTTGCAAAATTACTAGTTTACAGTAAGAATTCGAGACAGAACGAAACTTGGGAGAAGGAAGTATGGATCTCGGAATTGCAGCCAAGGTGGCCGTTGTCACGGGTGGCAGCCAGGGGATAGGACGGGCCATTGCCGAGTCGCTGGCCCGCGAAGGCGCACGGGTGGCGGTGGTGGCGCGCACCCGGAGCACACTGGAAAAGGCGGCTGAGGAGATAAGGGCAGCGACCGGGTCGGAGGTGATCGCCTCGCCGGCGGATACCGGGGACGAAGGTTCGGTGCTTGCAATGGCCGAAGATGTCAATGACAGGCTGGGGCCCGCCGAAATACTCGTCAATTGCGCGGCCGCGCCGGCCGGACAGGGCCGCACTCCGCTGGCCTGGGAAGTCACCAGGGATCAGCTGATGGAGCAGATGAACGTCAAGGTCATGGGATACCTGCGATGCGCGCAGGCCCTGCTGCCCCAGATGCGCAGCAAGGGTTGGGGACGGATCATATCGATCAGCGGAATGGGGGCCAGAAAGTCGGGCGACACGGTGGGCAGCATCCGCAACGTGGCCGTCGTTGCAATGACCAAGAACCTGGCCGAGGAGCTTGGGGGCAGCGGAATCACCGCAACGGTGGTGCATCCCGGTTACACCAAAACCGACAAGGTGGCGGCAATGATTGCGCGGCGCGCCGCGGAAGAGGGGAGTTCCGAACAGGAAATCGAGGCAGGACTCGCCTCGGGCAATCTCAACGGCTATCTTCCCACGCCCGAGGATATCGGCGGCGTGGTCGCCTTTCTCGCGTCGCCGCTGTCTCGATGCATCAACGGCGACGTCATCGCCGCGGCGGGCGGCGCCAAGACCGCGATCCATTACTGACTGCGCCGCCATGGGCGCAAGCGGGAGCGCGGTCCGGGTGGGCGCCGACAGTCTGTGCCAATTCGTCTCCGACCTGTTCGTGCACATGGGCTGGAAGCGTAGCGAGGGCGATACCGTCGCCGACCACCTGGTTGTGGCGGATCAGTCCGGGCACCCCTCGCACGGGACCGGCATGCTGGGCACCTACGTGGATTCGTTCCGGGCCGGAGCGATCCGGCCCGGCGCCGAGCCGGCCGACAGGCCCGCCGCTCCCCCGTTTGCCGTGATCGACGCCAATTTCGCGCTTGGACACATTGTTGCGCTCGAGGCCGTCGATCGCGCTGTGGGCATGGTCGGGCAATACGGGGTGGGCATCGTCAACGTTATCCGCGCCCACCACATGGGCCGTATCGGACACTACGCGGAGCGCGCCGCGGACGCCGGAATGATCAGCATGTTCTGGGCCAATGTTTACGGGCGCGCCCCGCTGGTCGCTCCCTTTGGCGGCACGCAGGCGAGGATGGGCACCAATCCCCATTGCATCGGCATACCGCGGGTCGGCCAACCGCCGATACTGCTGGATTTCGCGACCAGCCGCATTCCCCTGGGCAAGGCGCGCGTGGCCCATACCCGCGGCGTCCCGGCGCCCGAAGGATCCCTTCTCGACCACCTCGGCAAAGAAACCCGGAACCCCGCGGTGATGTTCGAAGAGCCCGCCGGGGCGCTGCTGCCCTTTGGCGATCACAAGGGTTACGGGCTAGCCCTGGTGGCCGAATTGCTGTCTTCCGCGCTGGCCGGTGGCGAGACGATCGCGGAACTCGACGACGCGGGCCTGATCGCGAACAATCTCCTGGCGATCGTTCTCGACCCCACGCGCCTGGGACAGGATCCGGAATCGGTCTCGGAGCGTATCGAACGTTATCTTCGCTGGGTCACCGATGTTCCGCTTGCCGAAGGCGTGGACGCAGTTCTTGCTCCCGGAGATCCCGAATTCGACAGCCGCCGGGCGCATGCCGGCAGCGTGGAACTGAGCGCCGG belongs to Gammaproteobacteria bacterium and includes:
- a CDS encoding Ldh family oxidoreductase — encoded protein: MGASGSAVRVGADSLCQFVSDLFVHMGWKRSEGDTVADHLVVADQSGHPSHGTGMLGTYVDSFRAGAIRPGAEPADRPAAPPFAVIDANFALGHIVALEAVDRAVGMVGQYGVGIVNVIRAHHMGRIGHYAERAADAGMISMFWANVYGRAPLVAPFGGTQARMGTNPHCIGIPRVGQPPILLDFATSRIPLGKARVAHTRGVPAPEGSLLDHLGKETRNPAVMFEEPAGALLPFGDHKGYGLALVAELLSSALAGGETIAELDDAGLIANNLLAIVLDPTRLGQDPESVSERIERYLRWVTDVPLAEGVDAVLAPGDPEFDSRRAHAGSVELSAGGLARLNAAAAAAGFRPFTA
- a CDS encoding SDR family oxidoreductase, with the protein product MDLGIAAKVAVVTGGSQGIGRAIAESLAREGARVAVVARTRSTLEKAAEEIRAATGSEVIASPADTGDEGSVLAMAEDVNDRLGPAEILVNCAAAPAGQGRTPLAWEVTRDQLMEQMNVKVMGYLRCAQALLPQMRSKGWGRIISISGMGARKSGDTVGSIRNVAVVAMTKNLAEELGGSGITATVVHPGYTKTDKVAAMIARRAAEEGSSEQEIEAGLASGNLNGYLPTPEDIGGVVAFLASPLSRCINGDVIAAAGGAKTAIHY
- a CDS encoding aminotransferase class I/II-fold pyridoxal phosphate-dependent enzyme, with amino-acid sequence MARPIPWLPPVTTATLAAIPRSILPSPKFRSVSNSYCKLVILQEAPMKPLARTVAEMPQSGIREIANLAARTPDCVRLDLGEPHFPTPPHIVEAACQAARDGFTKYTPPVGLLSLRQAISEKLQRVNGLDVPADRIVAVSGATSGLFTACLSILEHGDEILLPDPAWPNWEMMVLSAGGKIRYYPADSSRNFLPDPGELDEYVGDRTRGIILNSPSNPTGAIMSPGLVREMVDFARRHDLWVIADECYDEFVFDEEHACAARFDGDGRVISLFSCSKTYAMTGWRVGYVACPQDLIEVMAKLQQPVIGSICSVAQKAAEAAFRGPQDSIAVMRDYYRGNRDLAVDMFADTGIRTWSPGGAFYMMVDISSASTDTYDFAKRLVRSRQVSVAPGETFGPGGRGLVRLSLATARDRLETGLARVIDAIQADSQAA
- a CDS encoding MerR family transcriptional regulator, which encodes MKVAKSEYALSIGEVSRLLHVSPGILRIWEREGLITPERTKGRHRVYRQQHVRRLRKVIRLYYNERLNPAAIRRELGRSPEPSAEDSYVDEKLGEKLRMLRKQRKMTLVQTAESSGLSPSFISALERGNTGVSMEALFRLGEALRTTLPTLKGEELPPAKRRFVPADQRPRFVTQDKSIIIEDIISKPAGMEAEISHIAPGGHSNGIWSHKGQEFVYVLSGHLSLWLEPDEEYELKTGDTLYFHSHLMHRWKNNSDETTVVLWVNAFLPEYAQVRSESEETGRISAPQDED